In the Leptospira limi genome, one interval contains:
- a CDS encoding NAD(P)-binding protein — protein MIAVIGSGITGLTASWALNKFLDVSLYEKHPEVGMAAFGAKQLINGKEVEFDIPFRTIKRDYYPTLFQVYDKANIQTRVVDYSFRVDSSDQAVFGFFSKNIFGSHFGFPTADVFLSKKGRLIFSDLLKFYTNSKKDWKNEKQNITILDFLKKYHYSNEFIYEFLLPTFALVNTCKTETVALYPAETIIGYHSRGYSYTPQETAKFGTRDVVNRLTSGLKQIHLNSNIKQIYKKNSKTIIQFEKEEKEFDHVILSTQANQAKSLLGKGYDEEKEILNEFRYEASDVVLHTDPTYFKNPKVSLVFNIRDGYDKPEVTLDLGRIIPELKGKKVFQTWNPHKMPHQNDVLKLAKFERPVMDDRTGRAIERISALHTKANCNLWLCGSYSLYGIPLLEAGAKSALQVVSKILNQPVDTIILR, from the coding sequence GTGATTGCAGTTATTGGATCAGGAATTACTGGATTAACTGCTTCATGGGCTTTGAACAAATTTTTGGATGTCTCATTATATGAGAAACACCCTGAAGTAGGTATGGCAGCCTTTGGCGCTAAACAATTGATCAATGGAAAAGAAGTTGAGTTTGATATACCTTTTCGAACCATCAAAAGAGATTATTATCCAACTTTGTTCCAAGTTTACGATAAGGCAAACATCCAAACCAGGGTTGTTGATTATTCTTTTCGAGTTGATTCCAGTGATCAGGCTGTTTTTGGATTTTTTTCCAAAAATATATTTGGGAGTCATTTTGGGTTTCCAACCGCAGATGTTTTTTTATCCAAAAAAGGTAGGCTTATTTTTTCTGATTTATTGAAGTTTTATACGAACTCGAAAAAAGATTGGAAAAACGAAAAACAAAACATTACCATTTTAGATTTTTTAAAGAAATATCATTATTCAAATGAATTTATTTATGAGTTTTTATTGCCTACCTTTGCTTTGGTGAACACTTGTAAAACGGAAACAGTTGCCCTTTATCCTGCGGAAACGATTATTGGATACCACTCCAGAGGTTATTCTTACACTCCCCAAGAAACAGCAAAATTTGGTACTCGAGATGTTGTCAATCGGCTTACTTCAGGATTAAAACAAATTCATTTGAATTCAAATATAAAACAAATATATAAAAAGAATTCCAAAACCATCATTCAATTCGAGAAGGAAGAAAAAGAATTTGATCATGTCATCCTTTCCACACAAGCCAATCAGGCAAAAAGTTTACTTGGGAAAGGTTACGATGAAGAAAAAGAGATTCTAAATGAATTTCGTTATGAAGCAAGTGATGTTGTATTACATACTGATCCGACTTACTTTAAGAACCCTAAAGTATCTTTAGTTTTTAATATACGAGACGGTTATGATAAACCTGAAGTTACATTGGATTTGGGTAGAATCATCCCTGAATTAAAGGGCAAAAAAGTGTTCCAAACCTGGAACCCACATAAAATGCCTCATCAAAATGATGTTTTAAAATTAGCGAAATTTGAAAGACCAGTCATGGATGACCGAACTGGTAGGGCAATCGAACGAATATCTGCCTTACATACAAAAGCCAATTGTAATCTATGGTTATGTGGTTCCTATTCCTTGTATGGAATTCCATTGTTGGAAGCTGGAGCTAAATCAGCCCTACAAGTAGTTTCTAAAATTTTAAATCAACCTGTAGATACAATCATTCTGAGATAA
- a CDS encoding SAM-dependent methyltransferase translates to MLIPTYPAGYTKVSSKKMTPFPFSKSPITDLPQSPPYYVSNFGYWFGVTEYNQAGIQFVSEFAKQCGLTKKTSILEVGSGLGGSLLYWKHFFLAKKLAAINLPGEQSDFAKQLFNENGVKVDPFIEAGWEKIKTLPTNTFDFVFSVDAAYHFDNIEEFYRQAYRVLKPGGKLVLNIFHSNKNVRISFPILLKLFLIPPNQIKTKNETKKELETIGFTIEKYLDWTKPVIEGFIQNSNQMKLSLRLFGYVLQKITKLFDLTYHYYVIKK, encoded by the coding sequence ATGCTCATACCTACATACCCAGCAGGGTATACCAAAGTTTCAAGTAAAAAAATGACCCCCTTCCCATTTTCAAAATCACCTATTACAGATCTACCCCAATCACCACCCTACTACGTTTCCAATTTTGGCTATTGGTTTGGAGTGACTGAGTACAACCAAGCAGGGATTCAATTTGTATCAGAGTTTGCAAAACAATGTGGGCTTACAAAAAAAACCTCCATTTTGGAAGTTGGATCGGGCCTGGGGGGGAGTTTACTCTATTGGAAACACTTTTTTCTTGCAAAGAAACTTGCTGCAATCAATTTACCAGGAGAACAGTCAGACTTCGCAAAACAGTTATTTAACGAGAATGGTGTTAAAGTAGATCCTTTTATCGAAGCAGGATGGGAAAAAATAAAAACTCTTCCCACAAACACATTTGATTTTGTTTTTTCTGTGGATGCTGCTTATCATTTTGACAATATAGAAGAGTTTTATCGCCAAGCTTACCGAGTTCTAAAACCAGGAGGGAAATTAGTTCTCAATATTTTTCATTCTAACAAGAATGTAAGAATATCATTTCCTATCTTATTAAAATTATTCCTGATTCCACCGAACCAAATCAAAACGAAGAATGAAACAAAAAAAGAATTAGAAACCATTGGTTTTACGATCGAAAAATACTTAGATTGGACAAAACCAGTCATCGAAGGATTTATACAAAATTCCAATCAAATGAAATTGTCACTACGTTTGTTTGGATATGTCTTACAAAAAATCACAAAACTTTTTGATCTTACTTACCACTACTATGTAATCAAAAAATAA
- a CDS encoding metal-sensitive transcriptional regulator, whose product MSISENQTKLIHRINRIQGQLEAIKNTIVTEEQDCEKAILLLKAAHQAMKKFGEAYIHEYMDTCFKEKKSTQNIESDVKKAISAAFSL is encoded by the coding sequence ATGAGCATTTCCGAAAACCAAACCAAACTCATCCATCGCATCAATCGTATCCAAGGGCAGTTGGAAGCGATCAAAAATACCATCGTGACAGAAGAACAGGACTGTGAAAAAGCGATCCTACTCCTAAAAGCAGCCCACCAAGCCATGAAAAAGTTCGGAGAAGCTTACATCCATGAATATATGGATACCTGTTTCAAAGAAAAGAAGTCCACTCAAAACATCGAAAGCGACGTAAAAAAAGCCATTTCAGCTGCCTTTTCCCTTTAA
- a CDS encoding YgaP family membrane protein, translating to MFLASTKTWYLERLVFLIAGVFSLVGVSLGTYVSPWWFLLNLLVGINLVVFSTIGFCPMAILLNKLGVEPKVKD from the coding sequence ATGTTCTTGGCTTCAACAAAAACATGGTATTTGGAGCGATTGGTGTTTCTCATCGCTGGAGTTTTTAGTTTAGTAGGTGTTTCACTTGGAACTTATGTTTCACCTTGGTGGTTCCTCTTGAACTTACTTGTAGGTATCAACTTGGTTGTTTTTTCAACCATCGGTTTTTGCCCAATGGCAATTCTTTTGAACAAACTTGGTGTAGAACCAAAGGTTAAGGATTAA
- a CDS encoding TolC family protein: MKLFTSFLLLITPIYLSAEGVGFSDLWKRIEENSSARKSKYLEWKAGEIAKDRSDKHWLPRVYADLRTFQTNDPTLNFMGKLSQRSATDADFSTASTRYRPGNFLDSNNQPYTTLNSDTMNLFAKDTLNNPGNHQYSRGTLGMDLPLYEGGSGKTFAAMNEKRSTGLKFEWLAIRDREFAQAGFYYRAIQSLYEYQKRLEQIKKIESRFQSNYSLGNKGNPVGYAGYLALKSIKNQISVLEKQSELQIKDYKDTLYVLSDLPATDLEIVESDLNDFLDTYFKRPVGYERSNQMNAQIKYAEGEKLKAEMEMAKFLPKIGAYSEAYGYQGSRNISNAYQAGVYLQMNLYNPKDMGVIEESKLNAEAALKKIEEKTKEEETHVKSLIQKEISLKETLELIRESMKFQEEQVINMQRLFQSGAINAMQFAETLNKSLDLSRVLMETEIAFLQVRTEVSIFSKKEDANESIGRN; the protein is encoded by the coding sequence ATGAAACTTTTCACTAGCTTTCTGCTTTTGATCACGCCGATTTATCTTTCTGCTGAAGGAGTCGGGTTTAGTGACCTCTGGAAACGAATCGAAGAAAATTCATCAGCAAGAAAATCCAAATATTTGGAGTGGAAAGCTGGTGAAATTGCAAAGGACAGGTCCGACAAACACTGGTTACCTAGGGTTTATGCTGATCTTAGAACTTTTCAAACAAACGATCCCACTCTTAACTTTATGGGAAAATTAAGCCAAAGGAGTGCAACAGATGCTGATTTTTCAACTGCATCCACTCGTTATCGACCAGGTAATTTCCTAGATTCAAATAACCAACCTTACACAACTTTAAATTCAGATACTATGAATCTTTTTGCAAAAGATACATTAAATAATCCAGGTAACCACCAATATTCTAGAGGAACTCTTGGAATGGATTTGCCACTATATGAAGGTGGATCGGGTAAAACTTTTGCTGCAATGAATGAAAAAAGAAGTACGGGTTTGAAATTTGAATGGTTAGCAATCCGAGATAGAGAGTTTGCTCAAGCTGGATTTTATTACCGGGCAATTCAAAGTTTATATGAGTATCAAAAAAGACTCGAACAAATCAAAAAAATTGAGAGTCGTTTCCAATCCAATTATTCTTTAGGCAATAAAGGAAACCCTGTTGGTTATGCAGGATACCTTGCATTAAAATCGATCAAAAACCAAATCTCGGTATTGGAAAAACAATCTGAGTTACAAATCAAAGACTATAAAGATACTTTATATGTTTTATCCGATTTACCAGCAACTGATTTGGAAATTGTAGAATCAGACCTTAATGACTTCTTGGATACGTATTTTAAACGACCTGTTGGCTATGAAAGATCCAATCAAATGAATGCACAAATCAAGTATGCAGAAGGTGAAAAACTGAAAGCAGAAATGGAGATGGCTAAGTTTTTACCAAAAATTGGAGCCTATTCCGAAGCATACGGATACCAAGGAAGTCGTAATATATCAAACGCATACCAAGCAGGTGTGTATCTTCAAATGAATCTATACAATCCAAAAGATATGGGAGTGATAGAAGAATCTAAGTTAAATGCTGAAGCCGCTCTTAAAAAAATTGAAGAAAAAACAAAAGAAGAAGAGACTCACGTAAAATCATTAATTCAAAAAGAGATTTCACTCAAAGAAACTTTGGAACTCATAAGAGAGTCCATGAAATTCCAAGAAGAACAAGTGATCAATATGCAAAGATTATTCCAGAGTGGAGCAATCAATGCCATGCAATTTGCTGAGACTTTAAATAAATCACTAGATTTATCTCGAGTTTTAATGGAAACCGAAATCGCTTTTTTACAAGTGAGAACGGAAGTATCGATATTTTCAAAAAAGGAAGACGCAAATGAATCCATTGGAAGAAATTAG
- a CDS encoding efflux RND transporter permease subunit yields the protein MNPLEEIRAGFAGKLAETFLHSRLTPVIAIASLVLGLFAVYLTPKEEEPQISVPMIDIQIPSPGFSPEETERKVTEPVERAVWGLEGVEYIYSSSKWHGSYITVRFKVGEPIEPSLVKIHHKLMEAKTVLPKNTLPPIVKSYSIDDVPFLALSFSSESLNDYELRQKVGPLARELSSTPDLASVQMLGGLKKTVRVKVDPSLLSRFGVTAIEVAESLKQNDALIPAGKNWSSESVVDMEVGGVLRNIADVKRLPVAQRGGRVVRIQDLAQVEEGPEERTRSSVLYDKSLGESKRNAVTIVFAKRKGTNVVNLSKDLIERAELFQKDLPKEISLSIIRDYGSTAEDKSHELIEHLLIATISVTILIALWMGWRSALVVAIAIPVTLALTLAIYYFLGYTLNRVTLFALIFSIGILVDDAIVVVENIERHLEENPKLGIIRATLIAVSEVGNPTILATFTVIAAILPMAFVRGLMGPYMKPIPVGASLAMILSLIVAFVITPWASVRLLKESHTHSDKEVGHKVSKLDQLYIKFTNWLLGTKKNASLFGAITIGLLVVSMAFVAFKWVKVKMLPFDNKEEFQVLIDYEPKTTLTQSMSQSEGLAKKLLQNPNVEKIQIFGGEAAPFSFSGMVKHSFLRNLDSMNDLQIILKNKNDRKASSHEIIESLRGEIKSFGEKNNAVTKVLEIPPGPPVMATMVAEVYGPSVSERKKVAEEIYNIFKEEPSVVDLDTSLRNGRPKMVYPIDFDKSGLYGIKTSALAYTGSLLFSESPLVSLATAKEPEEVSINLSMKQNVRSSKSPFQNQNIMSMESGVVSSERVLGNPYIEEDRALFRKNLKPVNYVMSELSGEEEAPVYGMLKLAPKINYETQTADVPWNTTKPVIKWDGEWFITYEVFRDLGGAFAVVILLIYVLVLGWFKSYTVPLIIMAPIPISLIGILPGHWVMGAYFTATSMIGFIAGAGIIVRNSIILVDFIEGEIKKGVELKEAVVHAGVVRFRPMLLTASAVVVGSFVMLFDPIFQGLAISLMFGEIAATVLSRFAVPVLYYWFIGRSRQGVIKHG from the coding sequence ATGAATCCATTGGAAGAAATTAGGGCTGGATTTGCAGGGAAACTAGCAGAAACATTTTTACATTCACGGTTAACTCCTGTCATAGCGATTGCAAGCTTGGTATTAGGTTTATTTGCTGTATACTTAACCCCAAAAGAAGAAGAACCACAGATATCAGTTCCAATGATTGACATCCAAATTCCAAGTCCTGGATTTTCACCAGAAGAAACGGAAAGGAAAGTTACGGAACCTGTGGAACGTGCCGTTTGGGGACTTGAAGGTGTTGAATATATCTACTCTAGTAGTAAGTGGCATGGAAGTTATATCACTGTTCGATTTAAAGTTGGCGAACCAATTGAACCTTCACTAGTCAAAATCCATCATAAATTAATGGAGGCAAAAACTGTATTACCGAAAAATACGTTACCTCCGATTGTAAAATCTTATTCAATTGATGATGTTCCCTTCCTAGCACTCAGTTTTAGTTCAGAATCTTTAAATGATTATGAACTAAGACAAAAGGTTGGACCTTTAGCAAGAGAATTGTCTTCAACACCAGATTTGGCAAGTGTGCAAATGTTGGGTGGATTGAAGAAAACAGTTCGAGTAAAAGTTGACCCCAGTTTATTAAGTCGATTTGGTGTTACAGCCATTGAAGTAGCAGAGAGTTTAAAACAAAATGATGCATTGATCCCAGCGGGGAAAAATTGGTCATCGGAATCTGTTGTCGATATGGAAGTTGGGGGTGTGTTAAGAAATATTGCGGATGTAAAACGATTACCAGTTGCCCAACGTGGTGGAAGAGTCGTGCGCATTCAGGATTTAGCCCAAGTGGAAGAGGGGCCGGAAGAAAGAACAAGGTCTTCCGTTTTGTATGACAAATCACTTGGTGAATCCAAACGTAATGCAGTAACGATTGTATTTGCAAAAAGGAAAGGTACAAACGTTGTCAATTTATCTAAAGACTTAATTGAAAGGGCAGAATTATTCCAAAAAGATTTACCAAAAGAGATTAGTCTCAGCATCATTCGTGATTACGGTAGCACCGCAGAAGATAAATCCCATGAACTGATCGAACATTTGTTGATAGCAACGATTTCAGTGACTATTCTCATTGCACTATGGATGGGATGGAGATCAGCACTTGTTGTTGCCATTGCGATCCCTGTTACACTTGCGCTCACACTTGCAATATATTACTTTCTAGGATATACTCTAAACCGAGTTACACTATTTGCACTGATTTTTTCCATTGGGATTTTGGTTGATGATGCCATCGTTGTTGTGGAAAACATCGAACGCCATTTGGAAGAAAATCCGAAACTAGGTATCATCCGAGCAACACTCATTGCCGTTTCAGAAGTGGGAAACCCTACTATCCTTGCCACCTTTACAGTGATTGCCGCCATTTTACCTATGGCATTTGTAAGAGGACTTATGGGGCCTTATATGAAACCGATCCCTGTGGGTGCAAGTCTTGCGATGATATTATCTTTGATAGTCGCTTTTGTCATCACTCCTTGGGCATCTGTAAGATTATTAAAAGAATCACATACTCATTCAGATAAAGAAGTGGGTCATAAAGTTTCCAAATTAGACCAACTTTACATCAAGTTCACTAATTGGTTGTTAGGTACAAAGAAAAATGCAAGTCTATTTGGAGCTATTACCATTGGATTATTAGTTGTTTCCATGGCTTTTGTAGCTTTCAAATGGGTAAAAGTCAAAATGTTACCTTTTGATAATAAAGAAGAATTCCAAGTTCTAATCGATTATGAACCGAAAACAACTTTAACACAAAGTATGTCCCAATCGGAAGGTTTAGCAAAGAAACTATTACAAAATCCGAATGTAGAAAAAATCCAAATCTTTGGTGGAGAAGCAGCTCCATTTTCATTCTCTGGGATGGTGAAACATTCATTCCTTCGAAATTTAGATTCGATGAATGACCTGCAAATTATTTTAAAGAATAAAAATGATCGTAAAGCATCAAGTCACGAGATCATCGAATCACTACGAGGAGAGATTAAGTCCTTTGGTGAAAAAAACAATGCAGTGACAAAAGTTTTAGAAATCCCTCCAGGGCCTCCAGTGATGGCAACCATGGTAGCGGAAGTATATGGTCCAAGTGTATCAGAGAGGAAAAAAGTAGCAGAGGAGATATACAATATCTTCAAAGAAGAACCAAGTGTAGTCGATTTGGATACTTCACTCCGAAACGGAAGACCCAAGATGGTTTATCCGATTGATTTTGATAAATCAGGACTCTATGGGATCAAAACATCTGCACTTGCCTATACAGGTTCTTTACTCTTTTCTGAATCACCACTTGTAAGTTTGGCAACGGCAAAAGAACCGGAAGAAGTTTCCATCAACCTCTCAATGAAACAAAATGTTCGTAGTTCAAAATCTCCATTCCAAAACCAAAACATCATGTCAATGGAATCGGGAGTTGTTTCTTCTGAAAGAGTCCTAGGAAATCCTTACATCGAAGAAGACCGAGCTCTTTTCCGCAAAAACCTAAAACCTGTGAACTATGTAATGAGTGAACTTTCTGGTGAAGAAGAAGCTCCTGTGTATGGGATGTTAAAACTGGCACCAAAAATTAATTACGAAACACAAACAGCAGATGTCCCTTGGAACACAACAAAACCTGTCATCAAATGGGATGGAGAATGGTTCATTACATACGAAGTATTTCGTGACTTAGGTGGTGCCTTTGCTGTCGTAATTTTACTCATCTATGTTCTTGTGCTTGGATGGTTTAAAAGTTATACAGTGCCCCTCATCATCATGGCGCCGATCCCTATCTCACTCATTGGTATCCTGCCAGGTCATTGGGTGATGGGTGCTTATTTCACGGCAACATCCATGATCGGATTTATTGCAGGAGCTGGGATCATAGTCCGAAACTCAATCATCCTCGTTGATTTTATCGAAGGAGAGATTAAAAAAGGGGTCGAGTTAAAAGAAGCAGTAGTCCATGCAGGAGTCGTTCGGTTTCGGCCTATGTTACTAACTGCATCTGCGGTTGTGGTAGGTTCTTTTGTGATGTTATTTGATCCAATTTTCCAAGGTTTAGCCATCTCACTCATGTTTGGTGAAATAGCA